A single Danio rerio strain Tuebingen ecotype United States chromosome 17, GRCz12tu, whole genome shotgun sequence DNA region contains:
- the hmx3a gene encoding homeobox protein HMX3 (The RefSeq protein has 1 substitution compared to this genomic sequence) — protein MPETTQDTCASAKDSPFFIKNLLNSDSKPSKPKPILAPTKAGLDGSFSLSQVGEINFPRFELPTQRFALPAYLERASAWWYPYTLSASAHLHRTEAAQKARDSSPTTGTDRDSPELVLKSDPDAKDDEDDNKSGDEIVLEESDTEDGKKEGGIDDWKKSDDGADKKPCRKKKTRTVFSRSQVFQLESTFDMKRYLSSSERAGLAASLHLTETQVKIWFQNRRNKWKRQLAAELEAANLSHAAAQRIVRVPILYHENSASESTNTAGNVPVSQPLLTFPHPVYYSHPIVTSVPLLRPV, from the exons ATGCCCGAAACAACACAGGATACGTGTGCTTCAGCGAAAGACTCtccatttttcattaaaaatcttCTCAATTCTGACAGTAAGCCGTCAAAGCCTAAGCCTATTTTGGCACCCACTAAAGCAGGACTTGATGGCAGCTTCTCCCTTTCTCAGGTTGGGGAAATAAACTTTCCTCGCTTTGAGTTACCCACCCAGCGCTTTGCGTTACCGGCTTACCTTGAGCGTGCCTCGGCGTGGTGGTACCCGTACACACTCAGTGCATCCGCGCATCTTCACAGAACAGAAG CAGCACAGAAAGCGAGGGACTCTTCGCCGACCACAGGCACCGACCGAGATTCCCCCGAGCTTGTGCTCAAATCAGATCCGGACGCCAAGGACGATGAAGACGACAACAAAAGTGGCGACGAGATTGTCCTCGAGGAGAGCGACACCGAAGACGGtaaaaaagaaggcagcatagaCGACTGGAAGAAGAGTGACGACGGCGCTGACAAGAAACCTTGCCGGAAAAAGAAAACTCGCACGGTGTTCTCGCGGAGTCAGGTGTTCCAGCTGGAGTCCACCTTCGACATGAAACGCTACCTCAGCAGCTCGGAGCGCGCGGGCCTTGCTGCCTCCCTTCACCTCACAGAGACTCAAGTGAAAATCTGGTTTCAGAACCGCAGAAACAAATGGAAACGTCAGCTGGCCGCAGAGCTGGAGGCCGCCAACTTGAGCCACGCAGCAGCGCAAAGGATTGTGAGAGTACCCATCCTGTATCACGAGAACTCGGCCTCTGAGAGCACCAACACAGCGGGCAACGTTCCTGTAAGCCAGCCGCTGCTCACTTTCCCTCATCCGGTTTACTACTCGCACCCCATCGTCACCTCCGTGCCCCTCCTCAGACCGGTTTGA
- the hmx2 gene encoding homeobox protein HMX2 — MNNSEDSGSKCSPAPISSFTIQSILGTSNDGVRSAGKDSPKSQPRKRTLSVSSEDDCSAGEDSGDCYCSEPGVPESCNPHQPLNFCLGATKGLLPVQDGIDRRPHLTPSILPDYKEEQGRACSQMSPVSEDRQRDGPDKQNNSAKKKTRTVFSRSQVYQLESTFDMKRYLSSSERACLASSLQLTETQVKTWFQNRRNKWKRQLSAELEAANMAHASAQTLVGMPLVFRENSLLRVPVPRSIAFPTPLYYPGSNLPALPLYNLYNKIEY, encoded by the exons ATGAATAATTCGGAGGACAGCGGAAGCAAGTGCTCGCCTGCCCCCATTTCAAGTTTCACGATCCAGTCTATTCTGGGCACCTCAAACGACGGAGTCCGGTCGGCTGGAAAGGACAGTCCCAAATCCCAGCCAAGGAAGCGGACGTTGTCCGTGTCGTCGGAGGATGACTGCAGCGCAGGAGAGGACTCGGGTGACTGCTACTGCTCTGAGCCTGGTGTACCAGAGTCCTGCAACCCGCACCAGCCTCTGAACTTCTGTCTCG GTGCCACAAAGGGACTTCTACCTGTGCAAGATGGGATCGACCGCCGGCCGCATTTGACACCATCCATACTACCGGATTACAAAGAGGAGCAGGGGCGAGCGTGTAGCCAAATGTCTCCCGTTTCTGAAGACAGACAACGCGACGGGCCGGACAAACAGAACAACTCCGCGAAGAAGAAAACGCGCACCGTTTTCTCTCGGAGTCAGGTTTATCAACTCGAGTCCACATTCGATATGAAACGCTATTTGAGCAGCTCCGAGAGAGCCTGTCTCGCCTCCAGCCTGCAGTTAACGGAGACACAAGTGAAAACGTGGTTTCAGAACCGGCGAAACAAATGGAAGCGGCAGCTCTCTGCAGAACTTGAAGCTGCGAACATGGCGCACGCATCGGCGCAGACTTTGGTTGGGATGCCCCTCGTTTTCAGAGAAAATTCGTTGCTCCGGGTGCCGGTTCCGAGGTCCATCGCTTTTCCTACCCCACTGTATTATCCTGGAAGTAATTTACCAGCTTTACCACTATACAATCTTTACAACAAGATTGAATATTAA
- the hmx3a gene encoding homeobox protein HMX3 isoform X1: protein MPETTQDTCASAKDSPFFIKNLLNSDSKPSKPKPILAPTKAGLDGSFSLSQVGEINFPRFELPTQRFALPAYLERASAWWYPYTLSASAHLHRTEAQKARDSSPTTGTDRDSPELVLKSDPDAKDDEDDNKSGDEIVLEESDTEDGKKEGSIDDWKKSDDGADKKPCRKKKTRTVFSRSQVFQLESTFDMKRYLSSSERAGLAASLHLTETQVKIWFQNRRNKWKRQLAAELEAANLSHAAAQRIVRVPILYHENSASESTNTAGNVPVSQPLLTFPHPVYYSHPIVTSVPLLRPV from the exons ATGCCCGAAACAACACAGGATACGTGTGCTTCAGCGAAAGACTCtccatttttcattaaaaatcttCTCAATTCTGACAGTAAGCCGTCAAAGCCTAAGCCTATTTTGGCACCCACTAAAGCAGGACTTGATGGCAGCTTCTCCCTTTCTCAGGTTGGGGAAATAAACTTTCCTCGCTTTGAGTTACCCACCCAGCGCTTTGCGTTACCGGCTTACCTTGAGCGTGCCTCGGCGTGGTGGTACCCGTACACACTCAGTGCATCCGCGCATCTTCACAGAACAGAAG CACAGAAAGCGAGGGACTCTTCGCCGACCACAGGCACCGACCGAGATTCCCCCGAGCTTGTGCTCAAATCAGATCCGGACGCCAAGGACGATGAAGACGACAACAAAAGTGGCGACGAGATTGTCCTCGAGGAGAGCGACACCGAAGACGGtaaaaaagaaggcagcatagaCGACTGGAAGAAGAGTGACGACGGCGCTGACAAGAAACCTTGCCGGAAAAAGAAAACTCGCACGGTGTTCTCGCGGAGTCAGGTGTTCCAGCTGGAGTCCACCTTCGACATGAAACGCTACCTCAGCAGCTCGGAGCGCGCGGGCCTTGCTGCCTCCCTTCACCTCACAGAGACTCAAGTGAAAATCTGGTTTCAGAACCGCAGAAACAAATGGAAACGTCAGCTGGCCGCAGAGCTGGAGGCCGCCAACTTGAGCCACGCAGCAGCGCAAAGGATTGTGAGAGTACCCATCCTGTATCACGAGAACTCGGCCTCTGAGAGCACCAACACAGCGGGCAACGTTCCTGTAAGCCAGCCGCTGCTCACTTTCCCTCATCCGGTTTACTACTCGCACCCCATCGTCACCTCCGTGCCCCTCCTCAGACCGGTTTGA